The proteins below come from a single Nitrospira sp. genomic window:
- a CDS encoding zinc-binding dehydrogenase has product MNAVVFHEHGGPGKLQYQEMPMPTIGVDEVLVRVKACALNHLDIWIRQGSPAYPMPLPHISGSDVSGVVQQIGSHVEGVAEGERVFVSPGIGCGRCEQCVGGRDNMCRAYGLIGAMCHGGYAEYVKVPARNVYPIPGALSFEEAAAFPLVSVTAWHMLFGLADVRPGEDVLIMGAGSGVGHMAIQMAKLAGARVFTTVGSDEKIAKAKALGADEVIHHGREQVNQRVRELTHRRGVDVVIEHIGPEVWTQCIDSLAKGGRLVTCGATTGAEVKLDLRYVYSRQLTIKGSYMGSQSELLKAAHLVGEGRLRPVIDRTFPLSEAKGAQEYLLNRKFFGKIVLTVS; this is encoded by the coding sequence ATGAACGCGGTTGTCTTCCACGAGCACGGTGGGCCGGGAAAGCTGCAGTACCAGGAGATGCCGATGCCGACCATCGGCGTCGATGAGGTGCTGGTGCGGGTCAAGGCCTGCGCGTTGAACCATCTGGACATTTGGATCCGGCAGGGGAGTCCTGCTTATCCGATGCCGCTCCCGCACATCTCGGGTTCCGATGTGTCCGGCGTCGTGCAGCAGATCGGCTCTCATGTGGAGGGCGTGGCCGAGGGCGAACGGGTCTTCGTTTCGCCGGGCATCGGCTGTGGTCGATGCGAGCAGTGTGTGGGCGGTCGTGACAACATGTGCCGGGCATACGGGTTGATCGGGGCCATGTGCCATGGTGGGTACGCGGAATATGTGAAGGTACCCGCGCGAAATGTGTATCCGATTCCCGGAGCCTTGTCCTTTGAGGAGGCCGCGGCATTTCCGCTGGTGTCCGTGACGGCCTGGCACATGTTATTCGGGCTTGCCGACGTGCGACCGGGTGAAGACGTGTTGATCATGGGTGCAGGCAGCGGAGTCGGGCATATGGCGATCCAGATGGCGAAACTGGCTGGTGCCCGCGTGTTTACTACCGTCGGCAGCGACGAGAAAATCGCCAAAGCCAAAGCATTGGGGGCCGATGAGGTCATCCATCATGGTCGAGAACAGGTGAATCAGCGCGTGCGTGAACTGACGCATCGCCGAGGCGTGGATGTGGTGATCGAACACATCGGGCCGGAGGTCTGGACGCAGTGCATCGATTCCCTCGCGAAGGGCGGGCGCCTGGTCACCTGCGGCGCGACGACGGGGGCGGAGGTGAAGCTCGACCTGCGCTATGTGTATTCGCGGCAACTCACGATCAAGGGTTCGTATATGGGATCGCAGAGTGAGTTGCTGAAGGCGGCTCATCTGGTCGGTGAGGGGCGGTTGCGGCCGGTCATTGATCGGACCTTTCCTTTGTCCGAGGCCAAAGGTGCGCAAGAATATCTTTTGAATCGGAAGTTTTTTGGTAAGATCGTGCTGACTGTTTCGTAA
- a CDS encoding PhzF family phenazine biosynthesis protein, translating to MPGQKRLQFYQADVFTDEPFGGNPVAVFPDADGLTDEELQRIAREMNLSETVFVFPPTDQAAVVKMRIFTPTQEIPFAGHPVIGTFFVLGSLGRLALREPSTRLLQECNLGLFPVDIHTHDGVVERVVMAQPSPEFLDVIEEPEALFAIARALGINKSAITETRFPVQVVSTGLPVIIVPVRTLTAVRSIVPDVAAIAELSQQYGANGMMVFSTMTVEQSSTVHTRMFAPLIGIVEDPATGSASGALGAYLVQHGVVDIRPETEIIAEQGYEIDRPSRILIQVNSDDDAIQGVMVGGESVLVVEGTLSF from the coding sequence ATGCCAGGCCAGAAGCGCTTGCAGTTCTACCAAGCCGACGTGTTTACTGATGAACCATTCGGTGGCAATCCGGTGGCGGTGTTTCCCGACGCCGATGGATTGACGGATGAGGAACTCCAGCGAATCGCTCGCGAGATGAACCTGTCTGAAACGGTCTTTGTCTTTCCGCCGACCGACCAGGCCGCCGTCGTCAAGATGCGCATCTTCACGCCGACGCAGGAAATTCCCTTCGCCGGCCATCCCGTCATCGGCACCTTCTTTGTGCTCGGCAGCTTAGGCAGGCTCGCGCTTCGGGAGCCGTCGACGCGCCTCTTGCAGGAGTGCAATCTCGGCCTCTTCCCCGTGGATATCCATACGCACGATGGCGTAGTCGAACGTGTGGTCATGGCGCAACCAAGCCCGGAGTTTCTGGATGTGATCGAAGAGCCTGAAGCGCTGTTTGCGATTGCGCGCGCACTAGGCATCAACAAGTCGGCCATCACCGAGACCCGTTTTCCAGTACAGGTGGTCTCGACAGGATTGCCGGTGATCATCGTGCCGGTGCGGACACTGACGGCAGTGCGGTCAATCGTGCCTGATGTGGCGGCCATTGCCGAGTTGTCCCAACAGTATGGCGCCAACGGCATGATGGTGTTCAGCACCATGACGGTGGAGCAATCCTCCACTGTTCATACGCGGATGTTCGCCCCGTTGATCGGCATCGTGGAAGATCCGGCGACCGGGAGCGCCAGCGGTGCGTTGGGCGCGTATCTTGTGCAGCACGGGGTGGTAGATATCAGGCCGGAAACCGAGATTATCGCGGAGCAGGGGTATGAGATCGATCGTCCCTCACGCATTTTGATTCAGGTCAATTCCGACGACGATGCGATTCAAGGGGTGATGGTCGGCGGGGAGTCGGTGTTGGTGGTGGAAGGAACGCTGAGTTTCTAG